From Williamwhitmania taraxaci:
GATACCGCAGCAGTTGCTGCAGCACCCGCTGCACCTGAAGCAGAGACATCTATGCATCAGCAAATTAAGATGAAGTTTATCGAAGGTGGTGTACCTTGGATGACTCCAATTCTTCTTTGCTTTGTTCTTGGTTTGGCTCTTGCTATCGAAAGAATTATTTACCTTAACATGGCTACCAGCAACACCAAGAAACTTCTTGCCAAAATCGAAGAAGCTCTGAACAACGGTGGAGTAGAAGCTGCTAAGGAAATTTGCCGCAATACTCGTGGTCCTGTTGCCAGCATCTTCTATCAAGGTTTGGACAGAATGGGCGAAGGTCTCGACGTGGTTGAGAAATCTGTGGTTTCTTACGGTTCAGTACAAATGGGTCGTATGGAAAGCGGTCTTACCTGGATCTCCCTTTTCATCGCAATTGCTCCTATGTTAGGATTCTTGGGAACTGTAATTGGTATGATTGGTGCTTTTGACCAAATCCAAGCAGCTGGAGACATTAGCCCTGCATTGGTTGCTGGAGGTATCAAGGTTGCTCTTATTACTACCGTAGGTGGTCTTATTGTAGCTATGATTCTTCAAGTATTCTACAACTACCTCGTGTCAAAGATCGATTCCCTAGTAAACGACATGGAAGATTCTTCCATTACCCTTATTGACATCCTTGCAAAATAC
This genomic window contains:
- a CDS encoding MotA/TolQ/ExbB proton channel family protein yields the protein MKKLFGLVALLGMLSFGAVSSYAQGEAAQTDTTVATEQVDTAAVAAAPAAPEAETSMHQQIKMKFIEGGVPWMTPILLCFVLGLALAIERIIYLNMATSNTKKLLAKIEEALNNGGVEAAKEICRNTRGPVASIFYQGLDRMGEGLDVVEKSVVSYGSVQMGRMESGLTWISLFIAIAPMLGFLGTVIGMIGAFDQIQAAGDISPALVAGGIKVALITTVGGLIVAMILQVFYNYLVSKIDSLVNDMEDSSITLIDILAKYNLKK